In Nocardioides sp. W7, the genomic stretch CGGTGGAGACGTTCGGCGGCGGCACGCCCGAGGAGGTCGAGGACGCCGCGGTCCGGCTCGCCAACGACAGCATCTACGGCCTCGCCGGGGCGGTCTGGACGCAGGACGCCGGCCGCGCGGAGCGGGTCGCCGCCCGACTGCGGATGGGCACGGTGTGGATCAACGACTACCACCCGTACGTCGCCCAGGCCGAGTGGGGCGGCTACAAGCAGTCCGGCATCGGCCGCGAGCTCGGGTCGGCCGGGCTGGCGGAGTACCGCGAGACCAAGCACGTCTGGCACAACGTCAAGCCGGTCGTCCAGGGCTGGTTCCGGGACGAGGGCTGATGGCCAGGCAGCCGGCGTACGACGTCGTGATCGTGGGCGGCGGGTCCGCCGGCTCGGTGCTGGCCAACCGGCTCAGCGCCGACGGCACGACCAGCGTGCTCGTGCTCGAGGCGGGGCGCAGCGACCACCGGCTGGACCCGTTCATCCACATGCCGGCGGCGCTGCCGTTCCCGATCGGGAACCCGCTCTACGACTGGAGGTACCACTCGGAGCCGGAGCCGCACCTGGGCGGGCGGACGGTCTACCACGCGCGGGGCAGGGTGCTCGGCGGATCGAGCTCCATCAACGGGATGATCTTCCAGCGCGGCAACCCGCTCGACTTCGAGCGCTGGGCGGCCGACGCGGGGATGAAGGAGTGGGACTACGCCCACTGCCTGCCCTACTTCAAGCGGCTGGAGACCCGTCTCCTCGAGGACGGCCACGTCGGCGCCGACGCCTGGCGTGGGGGCTCGGGGCCGCTGGTGCTGGAGCGCGGGCCGGCGACCAACCCGCTGTTCGGGGCGTTCCTCGAGGCCGCGCAGCAGGCCGGACACCCCCTGACCGACGACGTGAACGGCTACCGCCAGGAGGGCTTCGCGCCGTTCGACCGCAACGTGCACCGCGGACGCCGGCTCAGTGCCGCGCGGGCCTACCTGCACCCGGTGCGCAAGCGGCCCAACCTCACCGTCGAGACCCTCGCGCAGGTCACCGGCCTGCGCACCCGGGGTACGACGGTCACCGGCGTCGACTACGTGCGCGGGGTGGGCCGCCGGGGCGTGCGTCGTACCGTCAACGCCGGCGAGGTGATCCTCTGCGGCGGCGCGATCAACTCGCCCCAGCTGCTGCTCCTCTCCGGCGTCGGGCCGGCGGCCGAGCTGGAGGCGCTCGGCATCCCCGTGGTCGCCGACCTGCCCGGCGTGGGCCGCAACCTGCAGGACCACCTCGAGGTCTACGTCCAGCACGCGA encodes the following:
- the betA gene encoding choline dehydrogenase, producing MARQPAYDVVIVGGGSAGSVLANRLSADGTTSVLVLEAGRSDHRLDPFIHMPAALPFPIGNPLYDWRYHSEPEPHLGGRTVYHARGRVLGGSSSINGMIFQRGNPLDFERWAADAGMKEWDYAHCLPYFKRLETRLLEDGHVGADAWRGGSGPLVLERGPATNPLFGAFLEAAQQAGHPLTDDVNGYRQEGFAPFDRNVHRGRRLSAARAYLHPVRKRPNLTVETLAQVTGLRTRGTTVTGVDYVRGVGRRGVRRTVNAGEVILCGGAINSPQLLLLSGVGPAAELEALGIPVVADLPGVGRNLQDHLEVYVQHASKQPVSIGPWLRHRHKPRIGAEWLFLRRGVGASNHFEAGGFIRSNELVDYPNLMFHFLPIAIRYDGSQPAADHGYQVHIGPMYSDVRGSLTLKSRDPFEHPALRFNYLSTETDRREWVEMVRAARHILEQPAFAAFSAGELSPGPGVETDQEILDWVARDAETALHPSCTARMGIDADSVLDPGSLRVHGLEGLRVVDASAMPYVTNGNIYAPVMMLAERAADLIAGNEPLAPLHVPFYRYRDGSPLHPPGDPRNTIQEPA